In a single window of the Streptomyces cinnabarinus genome:
- a CDS encoding cation diffusion facilitator family transporter, protein MSHPHHHHHHDHPHHDHPHPRRHRIAHLLKPHSHDTADKLDSALESSARGMRALWISLAVLGATALVQAVVVALSGSVALLGDTAHNTADALTAVPLGIAFVLGRRAATRRFTYGYGRAEDLAGLVIVLTIAASALFAGWTAVDRLLDPRPVTHLPAVAAAALVGFAGNEWVARYRIRVGRSIGSAALVADGLHARTDGFTSLAVLLGAGGAAIGWQLADPIVGLAITAAILLVLRDAAREVFRRVLDAVDPALVDRAEQALREVPGVRGVGELRLRWIGHRLRAEVAVVVDGEATVRQAHAIAVDAEHALLHAVPRLTAALVHADPAPVPGEADPHQTLAHHTGV, encoded by the coding sequence GTGAGCCACCCGCACCATCACCATCACCACGACCACCCGCACCACGATCACCCGCACCCTCGCCGTCACCGCATCGCCCACCTCCTCAAGCCGCACTCCCACGACACCGCCGACAAGCTCGACTCCGCCCTGGAGTCCTCGGCCCGCGGGATGCGCGCGCTGTGGATCTCCCTGGCGGTGCTCGGCGCGACCGCGCTCGTGCAGGCGGTCGTCGTGGCCCTGTCCGGATCGGTGGCCCTGCTGGGCGACACCGCGCACAACACCGCGGACGCGCTGACCGCCGTCCCCCTCGGCATCGCCTTCGTCCTCGGCCGCCGGGCGGCCACCCGGCGCTTCACCTACGGCTACGGCCGCGCCGAGGATCTGGCGGGTCTGGTGATCGTGCTGACCATCGCGGCCTCGGCGCTGTTCGCCGGATGGACGGCGGTGGACCGCCTTCTCGACCCGCGCCCCGTGACCCACCTGCCCGCCGTGGCGGCGGCCGCGCTGGTGGGCTTCGCGGGCAACGAGTGGGTGGCCCGGTACCGGATCCGGGTCGGCCGGTCGATCGGCTCGGCCGCGCTGGTCGCCGACGGACTGCACGCCCGTACCGACGGATTCACCTCGCTGGCGGTGCTGCTGGGCGCGGGCGGGGCGGCGATCGGCTGGCAACTCGCGGACCCGATCGTGGGGTTGGCGATCACCGCGGCGATCCTGCTGGTGCTGCGGGACGCGGCGCGGGAGGTGTTCCGGCGGGTGCTGGACGCCGTGGACCCGGCCCTGGTGGACCGGGCCGAGCAGGCCCTGCGGGAGGTCCCCGGGGTGCGCGGGGTGGGTGAGCTGCGGCTGCGCTGGATCGGGCACCGGCTGCGGGCCGAGGTCGCGGTGGTGGTGGACGGCGAGGCGACGGTACGGCAGGCCCACGCCATCGCCGTGGACGCCGAACACGCCCTGCTGCACGCCGTCCCCCGGCTCACCGCGGCCCTGGTCCACGCGGATCCGGCCCCCGTGCCCGGCGAGGCGGATCCCCACCAGACCCTGGCCCATCACACCGGGGTCTAG
- a CDS encoding exonuclease SbcCD subunit D: MRLLHTSDWHLGRAFHRVNMLAAQAEFIRHLVGTVRERDVDAVVVSGDVYDRAVPPLAAVELFDDALHRLAELGVPTVMISGNHDSARRLGVGAGLIDRAGIHLRTEPSACGTPVVLSDTHGEVAFYGLPYLEPALVKDEFGVDRAGHEAVLAAAMDRVRADLAARARGTRSVVLAHAFVTGGEASDSERDITVGGVAAVPAGVFDGVDYTALGHLHGSQTITERVRYSGSPLPYSFSEADHRKSMWLVDLDADGAVTAERIDCPVPRALARIRGPLEDLLADPALARHEDAWVEATLTDTVRPADPMARLSERFPHTLSLVFDPDRAPDDPDVSYARRLAGRGDQQIAEDFVAHVRGAGPDEDEQAVLRDAFDAVRADAVVREVAR, translated from the coding sequence ATGAGGCTCCTGCACACTTCCGACTGGCACCTGGGCCGGGCGTTCCACCGCGTGAACATGCTCGCCGCCCAGGCCGAGTTCATCCGTCACCTCGTCGGCACCGTGCGCGAGCGCGACGTGGACGCGGTGGTCGTGTCGGGAGACGTGTACGACCGCGCGGTGCCGCCGCTCGCCGCCGTCGAGCTGTTCGACGACGCCCTGCACCGTCTCGCCGAGCTGGGCGTGCCGACCGTGATGATCTCCGGGAACCATGACTCCGCGCGGCGGCTGGGCGTCGGCGCCGGGCTGATCGACCGCGCGGGCATCCATCTGCGCACCGAGCCGTCGGCGTGCGGGACACCGGTGGTCCTCAGCGACACCCATGGCGAGGTGGCCTTCTACGGTCTGCCGTACCTCGAACCGGCCCTGGTGAAGGACGAGTTCGGGGTGGACAGGGCCGGGCACGAGGCGGTGCTCGCCGCTGCCATGGACCGGGTCCGCGCCGACCTCGCCGCACGCGCGCGGGGGACACGTTCCGTCGTCCTCGCCCATGCCTTCGTCACCGGCGGCGAGGCCAGCGACAGCGAGCGGGACATCACCGTCGGCGGGGTCGCCGCAGTCCCGGCCGGGGTCTTCGACGGCGTCGACTACACGGCCCTCGGCCACCTGCACGGCAGCCAGACCATCACCGAGCGCGTCCGCTACTCCGGCTCCCCGCTGCCGTACTCCTTCTCGGAGGCCGACCACCGCAAGAGCATGTGGCTGGTCGACCTGGACGCCGATGGCGCTGTGACCGCCGAGCGGATCGACTGCCCCGTCCCGCGCGCGCTCGCCCGGATCCGCGGGCCGCTGGAGGACCTCCTCGCCGACCCCGCCCTCGCCCGGCACGAGGACGCCTGGGTCGAGGCCACCCTCACCGACACGGTCCGCCCCGCCGACCCCATGGCCCGGCTCAGCGAACGCTTCCCGCACACCCTGAGCCTCGTCTTCGACCCCGACCGGGCCCCCGACGACCCGGACGTCTCCTACGCGCGGCGCCTGGCCGGACGCGGCGACCAGCAGATCGCCGAGGACTTCGTCGCCCATGTCCGCGGCGCCGGACCGGACGAGGACGAGCAGGCCGTGCTGCGGGACGCCTTCGACGCGGTCCGCGCGGACGCGGTGGTCCGGGAGGTGGCCCGGTGA
- a CDS encoding 4-hydroxybenzoate 3-monooxygenase, protein MTSTSPHPNSGSAQRFPVVIVGAGPAGLTLGNILRAASVDCLVLETESREFIEQRPRAGVLEEWAVRGLERRGLADNLLARGQVHNECEFRFAGERYRFEYTELTGHHHFVYPQPLLVTDLVREYADVRGGEIRFGVRDVALHDLDSDRPSVSYTDPESGQRHVVRCDFVAGCDGARGVSRAALPPGRAHVSRYDYGIGWLALLAEAPPSNDCVVFGMHPRGFAGHMARSPEVTRYYLECPPGDDPANWSHERVWTELQERLGAAGAPRLTEGRLIEKRVLDMHSYVVEPMGFGRLFLAGDAAHLTAPIAAKGMNLALHDAFLLGDALVAFLTKGDSAGLDGYSRACLGRVWDYQEFSQWLSEVYHGTSSGDPHRAGTTLARLRRLFGSPSAALAFAEQYLGKSADY, encoded by the coding sequence GTGACTTCCACCTCCCCCCACCCCAACTCCGGTTCCGCACAACGGTTCCCGGTCGTCATCGTCGGCGCCGGACCGGCCGGGCTCACCCTCGGCAACATCCTGCGCGCCGCGTCCGTGGACTGTCTGGTCCTGGAGACCGAGAGCCGTGAGTTCATCGAACAGCGGCCCCGGGCCGGGGTGCTGGAGGAGTGGGCCGTACGCGGGCTGGAACGGCGGGGTCTCGCGGACAATCTGCTGGCGCGCGGCCAGGTGCACAACGAGTGCGAGTTCCGCTTCGCCGGGGAGCGCTACCGGTTTGAGTACACCGAGCTGACGGGGCATCACCACTTCGTCTATCCGCAGCCGTTGCTGGTGACGGACCTGGTGCGGGAGTACGCGGACGTCCGGGGCGGCGAGATCCGCTTCGGGGTGCGGGACGTCGCACTGCACGACCTGGACTCCGACCGGCCCTCGGTCTCGTACACCGACCCCGAGTCGGGTCAACGGCACGTCGTGCGCTGTGACTTCGTCGCGGGCTGTGACGGGGCGCGCGGGGTGTCCCGGGCCGCGCTGCCGCCGGGGCGCGCCCATGTCTCCCGCTACGACTACGGCATCGGCTGGCTGGCGCTGCTCGCCGAGGCGCCGCCGTCCAACGACTGCGTGGTGTTCGGCATGCACCCGCGCGGCTTCGCCGGGCACATGGCGCGCAGCCCCGAGGTGACCCGGTACTACCTGGAGTGCCCGCCGGGCGACGACCCGGCGAACTGGTCCCACGAACGGGTCTGGACGGAGCTCCAGGAACGGCTCGGGGCGGCCGGGGCGCCCCGGCTGACCGAGGGGCGGCTGATCGAGAAGCGCGTCCTGGACATGCACAGTTACGTGGTGGAGCCCATGGGGTTCGGGCGGCTCTTCCTGGCCGGGGACGCCGCCCATCTCACCGCGCCGATCGCGGCCAAGGGCATGAACCTCGCCCTGCACGACGCCTTCCTGCTGGGCGACGCGCTGGTCGCGTTCCTCACCAAGGGCGACTCGGCCGGCCTGGACGGCTATTCGCGGGCGTGTCTCGGCCGGGTCTGGGACTACCAGGAGTTCTCGCAGTGGCTGTCGGAGGTGTACCACGGCACCTCCTCGGGCGACCCGCACCGCGCGGGCACCACCCTGGCCCGGCTGCGCCGCCTGTTCGGCTCCCCGTCGGCGGCCCTGGCCTTCGCGGAGCAGTACCTCGGCAAGAGCGCCGACTACTGA
- a CDS encoding SixA phosphatase family protein, producing MIARAGTGPLRRLVVLRHAKSAWPEGVADHRRPLAPRGRRDAPAAGRALAESDLLPDLALCSTAVRARQTWDLASAEWGTPPPVRYVPQLYAAEVTDLLAAVHQAPAEVETLLLIGHNPGLEELVTELAGDSLDDALERVREKFPTSGVAVLAWRGTAWSALAPGTALLTWFTVPRGKKP from the coding sequence ATGATCGCCCGCGCGGGGACCGGCCCGCTGCGCCGCCTGGTCGTCCTCCGGCACGCCAAGTCCGCCTGGCCCGAAGGGGTCGCCGACCACCGGCGCCCGCTCGCCCCGCGCGGGCGACGTGACGCGCCCGCCGCGGGCCGCGCGCTGGCCGAGTCCGATCTGCTGCCCGACCTCGCCCTGTGCTCCACCGCCGTCCGCGCCCGCCAGACCTGGGACCTGGCCTCCGCCGAGTGGGGCACCCCGCCGCCCGTGCGCTACGTTCCTCAGCTCTACGCGGCCGAGGTCACCGATCTGCTCGCCGCCGTGCACCAGGCACCCGCCGAGGTCGAGACGCTGCTGCTGATCGGGCACAACCCCGGCCTGGAGGAGCTGGTGACCGAGCTGGCCGGGGACAGCCTGGACGACGCCCTGGAGCGGGTGCGGGAGAAGTTCCCCACCTCCGGCGTCGCCGTGCTCGCCTGGCGCGGCACGGCCTGGAGCGCGCTCGCCCCCGGAACCGCCCTGCTGACCTGGTTCACCGTCCCCCGCGGAAAGAAGCCCTGA
- a CDS encoding formylglycine-generating enzyme family protein, translating into MPEPPSPAPCCMPASGTGPIRAEPVALTGRPAATDRMVLLPGGEFLMGTDDSEGFPDDGEGPVRAVRLAPFRIDTCAVRNDEFAAFVADTGHVTDAERLDWSYVFAGFLPAALRRGARRPERTPWWCAVAGAAWDRPEGPGSDLAGRGDHPVVHVSWYDAAAYAAWAGKRLPTEAEWEYAARGGLEQRRYPWGDELDPDGEHRCNIWRGTFPTKNTAADGYRGTAPVHAFEPNGFGLYNTSGNVWEWCGDWWSTKRGAAVNPTGPAEGSAKVIRGGSHMCHASYCNRYRVAARSANSPDSSSGHTGFRCALDVS; encoded by the coding sequence ATGCCCGAGCCCCCGTCCCCGGCCCCGTGCTGCATGCCCGCGTCCGGGACCGGCCCGATCAGGGCGGAGCCGGTCGCCCTCACCGGCAGGCCCGCCGCCACCGACCGCATGGTCCTGCTCCCCGGCGGCGAGTTCCTCATGGGCACCGACGACAGCGAAGGCTTCCCCGACGACGGCGAGGGCCCGGTGCGGGCGGTACGGCTGGCCCCCTTCCGGATCGACACCTGCGCGGTGCGCAACGACGAGTTCGCCGCCTTCGTCGCCGACACCGGGCATGTCACCGACGCCGAGCGCCTGGACTGGTCGTACGTCTTCGCCGGTTTCCTGCCCGCCGCGCTGCGCCGCGGCGCCCGGCGGCCCGAGCGGACGCCCTGGTGGTGCGCGGTCGCGGGGGCGGCCTGGGACCGGCCGGAGGGACCGGGCAGCGATCTCGCGGGGCGCGGGGACCATCCCGTGGTCCATGTGTCCTGGTACGACGCGGCCGCCTACGCGGCCTGGGCCGGCAAGCGGCTGCCCACCGAGGCCGAGTGGGAGTACGCGGCCCGTGGCGGCCTGGAGCAGCGGCGCTATCCCTGGGGCGACGAACTCGACCCCGACGGCGAACACCGCTGCAACATCTGGCGGGGCACCTTCCCCACCAAGAACACCGCCGCCGACGGCTATCGCGGCACCGCGCCCGTGCACGCCTTCGAGCCCAACGGCTTCGGCCTGTACAACACTTCGGGCAATGTGTGGGAGTGGTGCGGGGACTGGTGGTCCACGAAGCGCGGCGCAGCGGTGAACCCCACCGGCCCGGCCGAGGGCTCCGCCAAGGTGATCCGCGGCGGCTCCCACATGTGCCACGCGTCCTACTGCAACCGCTACCGCGTGGCGGCCCGCAGCGCCAACTCCCCGGACAGCTCCAGCGGCCACACCGGGTTCCGGTGCGCGCTGGACGTCTCATAA
- a CDS encoding YbaK/EbsC family protein — translation MRAPIGHFGQAAPAPDCLDELTAPVAEAVRRWSGSVPADQIIYVETDPQWADTAVFVEHYGRELLEQSANCVVVAGKRGGETTLAACIALSTTRVDVNGAVRRQLGARKASFAAMDTATGETGMEYGGITPIGLPDGWPILVDSAVVDLPYVLVGSGRRRGKLLVPGKAFAELPGAVVLEGLGVA, via the coding sequence ATGCGCGCACCCATCGGACACTTCGGCCAGGCCGCTCCCGCCCCCGACTGCCTCGACGAGCTGACCGCCCCGGTCGCCGAGGCGGTACGCCGCTGGAGCGGCAGCGTTCCCGCCGACCAGATCATCTACGTCGAGACCGACCCGCAGTGGGCCGACACCGCCGTCTTCGTCGAGCACTACGGCCGGGAACTGCTCGAACAGTCCGCGAACTGCGTGGTGGTGGCGGGCAAGCGCGGCGGCGAGACCACGCTCGCCGCCTGTATCGCGCTCTCCACCACCCGCGTCGACGTCAACGGCGCGGTCCGCCGCCAACTCGGCGCCCGCAAGGCGTCGTTCGCCGCCATGGACACCGCGACCGGCGAGACCGGCATGGAGTACGGCGGCATCACCCCGATCGGACTGCCCGACGGCTGGCCCATCCTGGTGGACTCCGCGGTCGTCGACCTGCCGTATGTCCTTGTCGGCAGCGGCCGCCGGCGCGGCAAGCTGCTGGTACCGGGAAAGGCGTTCGCCGAGCTGCCCGGGGCCGTGGTGCTGGAGGGGCTCGGGGTCGCCTAG
- a CDS encoding helix-turn-helix domain-containing protein — translation MSDLDLLTQSLARNVKRWRTERGFTLDTLAARAGVSRGMLIQIEQARTNPSLGTVVKIGDALGVSIPTLLDYEQGPKVRVVPADQVVRMWHTDSGSYSRLLVGTEAPGPLEMWNWRLMPGESSASDPHPVGTVELIHVTAGELLLTVDGVEHRVPAGASAYFEASAAHRYGNDAAVPVELVLVVSVPPVR, via the coding sequence GTGTCGGACCTAGACCTGCTGACCCAGTCCCTGGCCCGCAACGTCAAGCGCTGGCGCACCGAGCGCGGCTTCACGCTGGACACGCTCGCCGCCCGCGCCGGGGTCAGCCGCGGCATGCTCATCCAGATCGAACAGGCCCGCACCAACCCCAGCCTCGGCACGGTCGTGAAGATCGGCGACGCCCTCGGCGTCAGCATCCCCACCCTCCTCGACTACGAGCAGGGGCCGAAGGTGCGCGTGGTCCCGGCCGATCAGGTCGTGCGGATGTGGCACACCGACTCCGGCAGCTACAGCCGGCTCCTCGTCGGCACCGAGGCCCCGGGTCCGCTGGAGATGTGGAACTGGCGGCTGATGCCGGGCGAGAGCAGCGCCTCCGACCCGCACCCCGTCGGCACCGTCGAGCTGATCCATGTCACGGCCGGTGAACTGCTGCTGACCGTCGACGGTGTGGAACACCGCGTCCCGGCGGGCGCGAGCGCCTACTTCGAGGCGAGCGCGGCCCACCGCTACGGCAACGACGCTGCCGTCCCTGTCGAGTTGGTGCTGGTCGTCTCCGTGCCGCCCGTGCGCTGA
- a CDS encoding YigZ family protein, with translation MQDEYRTVARAGVHETEVNRSRFLCALAPAATEQEAQDFIAGVRKEHADATHNCFAYVIGADAAIQKASDDGEPGGTAGVPMLQMLLRRDMRYVVAVVTRYYGGVKLGAGGLIRAYGGAVGEALDSLGTLTRRRFRLASVTVDHQRAGKIQNDLRATGREVRDVHYGEAVTIEIGLPDADVESFRAWLADATAGTAGFTLGGEAYGDA, from the coding sequence ATGCAGGACGAGTACCGCACAGTGGCCCGCGCGGGTGTGCACGAGACCGAGGTCAACCGCTCCCGCTTCCTGTGCGCCCTCGCCCCGGCGGCCACCGAGCAGGAGGCCCAGGACTTCATCGCCGGCGTCCGCAAGGAGCACGCGGACGCCACCCACAACTGCTTCGCCTACGTCATCGGCGCCGACGCCGCGATCCAGAAGGCGAGCGACGACGGCGAACCCGGCGGCACCGCCGGCGTCCCCATGCTCCAGATGCTCCTGCGCCGTGACATGCGCTACGTCGTCGCCGTCGTCACCCGCTACTACGGCGGCGTCAAACTCGGCGCGGGCGGCCTCATCAGGGCCTACGGCGGAGCCGTCGGCGAGGCCCTGGACAGCCTGGGCACGCTCACCCGCCGCCGCTTCCGGCTGGCCAGCGTGACCGTCGACCACCAGCGCGCGGGGAAGATCCAGAACGATCTGCGCGCCACCGGACGCGAGGTCCGGGACGTGCACTACGGCGAGGCCGTCACCATCGAGATCGGCCTGCCGGACGCCGACGTGGAGTCCTTCCGCGCCTGGCTGGCCGACGCCACGGCCGGCACCGCCGGCTTCACCCTGGGCGGGGAGGCTTACGGCGACGCATGA
- a CDS encoding AAA family ATPase → MRLHRLDITAFGPFGGSQSVDFDELSAAGLFLLHGPTGAGKTSVLDAVCYALYGSVPGARQSGQGLALRSDHAAPGTRTEIRLELTVAGRRLEVTRQPPWERPKKRGSGTTLDKAQSWLREHDATTGTWKDLSRSHQEIGEEITQLLGMSREQFCQVVLLPQGDFARFLRADAEARGRLLGRLFDTHRFAEVEKRLAERRRAAEAEVREGDAALLADAHRMQQAADGAMELPELTPGEPGLADAVLTAAAVARSSAREELTVAHCRLAAAESAQAAAERALDDVRELARLQRRFAEARERAGLLQERADAHREAQARMERARKAEAVAPALELRDAADAEHRRAALARTRAGALLPDTFADAGAAGLAAAARRAAEELGGLESARRAEQRLAELAEERAGLDRQERADEDVLEETGAWLAGWEATRADVQSRIDAAQDAATRAEQLSVQREPAAKRLKAARLRDQLAGDTDTAAHRARRAQEETLTAKAHWLEVKERRLNGIAAELAAQLTAGEPCAVCGATEHPAPARKDAGHVGREVEEQALAAYQTAEERQAEQERRLGVVREALAAATAEAGDTPTGQLADEVAELERDFAQARRDASALHPAHEELRRAEQEHERRATARRQAEVTSAARVGHRDQLDRERTALETELAEARGALDSVAARSAQLERQVALLTDAADSARAAEDSAQRLKDADARLADAAFRAGFDSPQAAADALLDDTAHRELQRRLDAWQSEEAAVRAVLAEADTAAAAQRPPADLAAAEQAAAGAGRRLRDTASARDAAARRCTELDRLSVRATQGVRRLAPLRTQYDRVARLAALTAGTSADNERKMRLESYVLAARLEQVAAAATVRLRRMSSGRYTLVHSDDRAGRGRSGLGLHVVDAWTGRERDTATLSGGETFFASLALALGLADVVTDEAGGVRLDTLFIDEGFGSLDDQTLDEVLDVLDSLRERDRSVGIVSHVADLRRRIHAQLEVVKGRSGSTLRQRGGG, encoded by the coding sequence GTGAGGCTGCACCGGCTCGACATCACGGCCTTCGGACCCTTCGGCGGCTCCCAGAGCGTCGACTTCGACGAACTGTCGGCAGCCGGACTGTTCCTGCTGCACGGCCCCACCGGCGCCGGGAAGACCTCCGTCCTCGACGCCGTCTGCTACGCGCTGTACGGCTCCGTGCCCGGCGCCCGGCAGTCCGGCCAGGGACTCGCGCTGCGCAGCGACCACGCCGCTCCCGGCACGCGCACCGAGATCCGCCTGGAACTGACCGTCGCCGGACGCCGGTTGGAGGTCACCCGGCAGCCGCCCTGGGAGCGCCCCAAGAAGCGGGGTTCCGGCACGACCCTGGACAAGGCGCAGAGCTGGCTGCGCGAGCACGACGCCACGACCGGCACCTGGAAGGACCTCAGCCGCTCCCACCAGGAGATCGGCGAGGAGATCACCCAGCTGCTCGGGATGAGCCGCGAACAGTTCTGCCAGGTCGTCCTGTTGCCCCAGGGCGACTTCGCGCGCTTCCTGCGCGCCGACGCCGAGGCGCGCGGCCGGCTGCTGGGGCGGCTCTTCGACACCCACCGCTTCGCCGAGGTGGAGAAGCGGCTCGCCGAGCGCCGACGCGCGGCCGAGGCCGAGGTGCGCGAGGGTGACGCCGCGCTGCTGGCCGACGCGCACCGCATGCAGCAGGCGGCGGACGGCGCCATGGAGCTGCCCGAGCTGACACCGGGCGAACCGGGGCTCGCCGACGCCGTGCTGACCGCCGCCGCCGTGGCCCGCAGCTCCGCGCGCGAGGAACTGACCGTCGCCCACTGTCGCCTCGCCGCCGCCGAGTCCGCTCAGGCCGCCGCCGAGCGCGCCCTGGACGACGTACGCGAACTCGCCCGTTTGCAGCGGAGGTTCGCCGAGGCGAGGGAGCGGGCAGGGCTGCTTCAGGAGCGGGCGGACGCTCACCGGGAGGCGCAGGCGCGCATGGAGCGGGCCCGAAAGGCCGAGGCGGTGGCACCCGCGCTGGAGCTGCGGGACGCCGCCGACGCCGAGCACCGGCGGGCCGCGCTCGCCCGGACCCGCGCGGGCGCGCTGCTGCCGGACACTTTCGCCGACGCCGGTGCCGCCGGACTCGCGGCCGCCGCGCGCCGGGCCGCCGAGGAGCTGGGCGGCCTGGAGTCGGCCCGCCGGGCGGAGCAGCGGCTGGCCGAACTCGCCGAGGAGCGTGCCGGTCTCGACCGCCAGGAGCGCGCCGACGAGGACGTCCTTGAGGAGACCGGGGCCTGGCTCGCCGGGTGGGAGGCCACGCGCGCGGACGTGCAGTCCCGGATCGACGCCGCGCAGGACGCCGCCACCCGCGCCGAACAGCTCTCCGTGCAGCGGGAGCCCGCGGCCAAGCGGCTCAAGGCGGCCAGACTGCGGGACCAGTTGGCCGGGGACACCGACACGGCCGCGCACCGGGCCCGGCGTGCCCAGGAGGAGACACTGACGGCAAAGGCGCACTGGCTGGAGGTCAAGGAGCGCCGTCTGAACGGCATCGCGGCCGAACTCGCGGCCCAGCTGACCGCCGGTGAACCGTGCGCGGTCTGCGGTGCCACCGAGCACCCGGCGCCCGCGCGCAAGGACGCCGGGCACGTCGGCCGTGAGGTCGAGGAGCAGGCCCTCGCCGCCTACCAGACGGCGGAGGAGCGCCAGGCCGAACAGGAGCGGCGCCTGGGCGTCGTACGCGAGGCGCTGGCCGCCGCCACCGCCGAGGCCGGGGACACCCCGACCGGTCAACTCGCCGATGAGGTCGCCGAGTTGGAGCGGGACTTCGCGCAGGCCCGCCGGGACGCCTCCGCGCTCCACCCCGCGCACGAGGAACTGCGCCGTGCCGAGCAGGAGCACGAGCGGCGCGCCACGGCCCGTCGGCAGGCGGAGGTCACAAGCGCCGCCCGGGTCGGCCACCGGGACCAGCTGGACCGCGAACGGACCGCGCTGGAAACGGAGCTGGCCGAGGCGCGCGGCGCCCTGGACAGTGTGGCTGCCCGCTCCGCCCAACTGGAACGCCAGGTCGCGCTGCTGACCGACGCCGCCGACAGCGCCCGCGCCGCGGAGGACAGCGCCCAGCGGCTCAAGGACGCCGACGCGCGCCTCGCCGACGCCGCGTTCCGCGCCGGGTTCGACTCTCCGCAGGCCGCCGCCGACGCGCTGCTCGACGACACCGCCCACCGCGAACTCCAACGGCGGCTGGACGCCTGGCAGTCCGAGGAGGCCGCCGTACGCGCCGTCCTCGCCGAGGCCGACACCGCGGCCGCCGCCCAGCGCCCGCCCGCCGACCTCGCGGCGGCGGAGCAGGCCGCCGCCGGGGCGGGCCGACGCCTGCGCGACACCGCCTCCGCGCGGGACGCCGCCGCCCGGCGCTGCACCGAACTCGACCGCCTCTCCGTCCGCGCGACACAGGGTGTACGACGGCTCGCGCCGCTGCGCACCCAGTACGACCGCGTGGCCCGGCTCGCCGCGCTCACGGCGGGCACCTCGGCGGACAACGAGCGCAAGATGCGCCTGGAGTCCTACGTCCTGGCCGCCCGCCTGGAACAGGTCGCCGCCGCCGCGACCGTGCGCCTGCGCCGGATGTCGTCCGGCCGCTACACCCTCGTCCACTCCGACGACCGCGCCGGACGCGGCCGCAGCGGCCTCGGTCTGCATGTCGTGGACGCCTGGACCGGGCGGGAGCGGGACACGGCGACGCTGTCCGGCGGCGAGACCTTCTTCGCCTCCCTCGCCCTGGCCCTCGGGCTCGCGGACGTCGTCACCGACGAGGCGGGCGGGGTGCGCCTTGACACGCTCTTCATCGACGAGGGCTTCGGCAGCCTCGACGACCAGACCCTCGACGAGGTCCTCGACGTGCTCGACTCGCTGCGCGAGCGCGACCGCAGCGTGGGCATCGTGAGCCATGTCGCCGATCTGCGGCGCCGGATCCACGCCCAGCTGGAGGTCGTGAAGGGACGCTCGGGGTCGACGCTGCGGCAGCGGGGCGGCGGCTGA
- a CDS encoding CoA-binding protein, translating into MYGDEATIRKILTESGDTWAVVGLSSNQRRAAYGVAAVLQRYGKRVVPVHPKAETVHGEQGYASLADIPFEVDVVDVFVNSELAGPVADEAVAKGAKAVWFQLGVIDEAAYDRTRAAGLEIVMDRCPAIEIPLLR; encoded by the coding sequence GTGTACGGCGACGAAGCGACGATCCGCAAGATCCTCACCGAGTCCGGCGACACATGGGCCGTGGTCGGGCTGTCGTCGAACCAGCGGCGCGCGGCGTACGGCGTGGCCGCGGTGCTCCAGCGCTACGGCAAGCGCGTGGTGCCCGTCCACCCCAAGGCGGAGACGGTGCACGGCGAGCAGGGGTACGCCTCCCTCGCGGACATCCCCTTCGAGGTGGACGTCGTCGATGTCTTCGTCAACAGCGAGCTGGCGGGTCCGGTGGCCGACGAGGCGGTGGCCAAGGGTGCCAAGGCGGTGTGGTTCCAGCTCGGTGTGATCGACGAGGCCGCCTACGACCGGACCCGCGCGGCGGGCCTGGAGATAGTGATGGACCGCTGCCCGGCCATCGAGATACCGCTGCTGCGGTGA
- a CDS encoding ArsR/SmtB family transcription factor: protein MSARMHLSPAHDAHPRTPGEEQFALAAELLALLGDRTRLTLLHALAGGEADVSTLTEACGAARPAVSQHLARLRLAGLVNTRKEGRRVIYSLGDGHLRRLVDEALSVADHRLSDRPVHE from the coding sequence ATGAGCGCACGCATGCACCTGTCACCTGCGCACGATGCGCACCCGCGCACCCCCGGCGAGGAACAGTTCGCCCTCGCCGCCGAGCTGCTCGCCCTCCTCGGCGACCGCACCCGGCTCACCCTGCTGCACGCGCTGGCCGGGGGAGAGGCCGATGTCAGCACCCTCACCGAGGCGTGCGGGGCGGCCCGGCCCGCCGTCAGCCAGCATCTGGCGCGGCTGCGTCTCGCCGGTCTGGTGAACACCCGCAAGGAGGGCCGCCGGGTGATCTACTCCCTGGGCGACGGTCATCTGCGGCGGCTGGTGGACGAGGCGCTGAGCGTGGCGGACCACCGGCTCAGCGACCGGCCCGTGCACGAGTGA